A single Thermanaerothrix sp. DNA region contains:
- the dnaA gene encoding chromosomal replication initiator protein DnaA, which translates to HYVCDNQPGAKVVYVSSEKFTNELISAIQNNRTQDFKAKYRSIDVLLIDDIQFLADKESTQEEFFHTFNSLHDAKKQVVISSDRPPKDIQRVEERLVSRFEWGLVTDIQPPDLETRVAILQKKAELRGYHVPEEVIFFLAQNIPSNIRELEGALNRVVACSELNDEPISVENAAEWLKDIIRNVMKGPVSIDLIQHLVAESFGISVDELLSSKRTSDLALARQVAMYLCREHTEASLQQIGYGFNKKDHTTVLHACRKIDELLKTDLKVKSVVDNVRKKL; encoded by the coding sequence GGCACTACGTGTGCGACAACCAGCCGGGGGCAAAGGTGGTGTACGTGAGCTCCGAGAAGTTCACCAACGAGCTCATATCCGCCATACAGAACAACAGGACCCAGGACTTCAAGGCCAAGTACAGGAGCATAGACGTGCTGCTCATAGACGACATCCAGTTCCTGGCGGACAAGGAGAGCACCCAGGAGGAGTTCTTCCACACCTTCAACAGCCTCCACGACGCCAAGAAGCAGGTGGTCATAAGCTCCGACCGGCCGCCTAAGGACATCCAGCGGGTGGAGGAGAGGCTGGTGTCCCGCTTCGAGTGGGGACTTGTGACGGACATACAGCCGCCGGACCTTGAGACCCGGGTGGCGATCCTTCAGAAGAAGGCGGAGCTCAGGGGCTATCACGTGCCCGAAGAGGTCATATTCTTCCTGGCCCAGAACATACCAAGCAACATAAGGGAGCTGGAGGGGGCCCTAAACCGGGTGGTGGCCTGTTCGGAGCTCAATGACGAGCCCATATCGGTGGAGAACGCGGCGGAGTGGCTTAAGGACATCATCCGCAACGTCATGAAGGGCCCCGTGAGCATCGACCTAATACAGCACCTGGTGGCGGAGAGCTTCGGCATCTCCGTGGACGAGCTGCTCTCCAGCAAGAGGACCTCGGACCTGGCGCTGGCAAGACAGGTGGCCATGTACCTATGCAGGGAGCACACCGAGGCAAGCCTGCAGCAGATAGGGTACGGCTTCAACAAGAAGGACCACACCACGGTTCTCCACGCCTGCAGGAAGATAGACGAGCTTTTGAAGACGGACCTCAAGGTCAAGAGCGTTGTGGATAACGTACGGAAAAAGCTGTGA
- the dnaN gene encoding DNA polymerase III subunit beta: MKLEIEKSSFIKAWNMAERCAGTSSSSAASSVLIRCAGGNVELLATDMKTSIKCPVEGVRQDMDGEALLPVRVLGDLFKKSPESYFSISLEDGKGVMTAGRSRYRFMTYPVEEFPKIPSSSSAQEMGVISAHDLRTAIAEGAIAASMSEEYPPYLSCAYFQGDDGAMRVVSTDSRRLSYSKVPMNGQSSEAMLLPMKAVRELDRMLASMGGETEVRMLSDGTQGYFLCREFEFSIRRVDSKFPQYERILPKSCTTFMETSRSQLLGALERLDLVVRDFNRMVAVNLSPGGSCTLRSRSPEFGEAVEEVEATIEGEPLRIAFNVRFLMEGVKGLQDSLVRLEFNGPGGHVCIKRIGSDSYLYLLAPLAIDEAELPGEDAI; encoded by the coding sequence TTGAAACTGGAGATAGAGAAGAGCAGCTTCATAAAGGCCTGGAACATGGCGGAGCGGTGCGCCGGAACTTCGTCTTCCAGCGCCGCGTCAAGCGTCCTTATAAGGTGCGCCGGCGGAAACGTGGAGCTCCTAGCCACGGACATGAAGACCAGCATCAAGTGCCCCGTGGAGGGGGTAAGGCAGGACATGGACGGAGAGGCCCTGTTGCCAGTGAGGGTGCTTGGAGACCTCTTCAAGAAGTCCCCGGAGAGCTACTTCTCCATAAGCCTTGAGGACGGCAAGGGGGTCATGACCGCGGGAAGGAGCCGCTACCGGTTCATGACCTACCCGGTGGAGGAGTTCCCAAAGATACCCTCCTCCTCCTCAGCCCAGGAGATGGGGGTCATATCCGCCCACGACTTAAGGACCGCCATAGCCGAGGGGGCCATAGCGGCCTCCATGTCCGAGGAGTACCCACCGTATCTCTCCTGTGCCTACTTCCAGGGGGACGACGGGGCCATGCGGGTGGTGTCCACCGACTCAAGGCGTCTTTCCTACTCCAAGGTTCCCATGAACGGCCAGTCGTCGGAGGCCATGCTCCTGCCCATGAAGGCGGTGAGGGAGCTGGACCGGATGCTGGCTTCCATGGGCGGCGAGACGGAGGTCAGGATGCTATCCGACGGCACCCAGGGGTACTTCCTGTGCCGGGAGTTCGAGTTCTCCATAAGGCGGGTGGACAGCAAGTTCCCCCAGTACGAGCGGATACTTCCAAAGTCCTGCACCACCTTCATGGAGACCTCCAGGTCCCAGCTCTTGGGAGCCCTTGAGAGGCTGGATTTGGTGGTGAGGGACTTCAACAGGATGGTGGCGGTGAACCTGTCCCCCGGTGGCAGCTGCACCTTGAGGAGCCGTTCGCCGGAGTTCGGAGAGGCGGTGGAAGAGGTGGAGGCCACTATAGAGGGAGAGCCACTTAGGATAGCCTTCAACGTACGGTTCCTGATGGAAGGGGTCAAGGGGCTTCAGGACTCCCTGGTGCGCCTTGAGTTCAACGGTCCTGGGGGACACGTGTGCATCAAGCGGATCGGATCCGACAGCTACCTCTACCTCCTGGCGCCGCTTGCCATAGACGAGGCGGAACTGCCGGGGGAAGATGCGATTTAG